One region of Chryseobacterium muglaense genomic DNA includes:
- a CDS encoding acyl-CoA thioesterase yields the protein MNYHTRKWVKPEDLNPNQSLFGGKLLQWIDEEAALYAVIQLENKKVVTKFISEINFVSSAKQGDIIEIGIEVSTFGSTSLTLKCDVRNKMTHQTIITVDKIVMVNLDESGNPSAHGKTKVEFVKDRLNNSL from the coding sequence ATGAATTATCACACAAGAAAATGGGTAAAACCAGAAGACCTGAACCCAAACCAATCATTATTCGGAGGAAAATTACTGCAATGGATTGATGAGGAAGCAGCTTTATATGCAGTTATTCAACTGGAAAACAAGAAGGTAGTTACCAAGTTTATTTCAGAAATAAATTTTGTAAGCTCTGCAAAACAGGGCGATATTATTGAAATAGGCATCGAAGTTTCGACTTTTGGCTCTACTTCGCTCACACTAAAATGTGATGTAAGAAATAAAATGACCCACCAAACCATCATCACTGTTGACAAAATTGTAATGGTAAATCTCGATGAAAGTGGAAATCCTTCAGCGCACGGAAAAACTAAAGTAGAATTTGTAAAAGACAGACTGAACAATTCATTATGA
- a CDS encoding phosphatase PAP2 family protein yields MEEKKTSALHIISRIISDFFNPLVSLFIYFVYLSFQNYTFKQATSHFLPILLMVIIPVVAWLVWNVKTGRYTNMDVSNRVQRKSLYIFIAVCIVLYQIYHYVMNGFLDFVMLFILILLFALQYSNLYIKSSMHTAFNVFVAALFYAFDWKAGIFWLGIAALVGITRVILKRHTIKEVFMGAGIAFLVSFIYLYCNIQFQH; encoded by the coding sequence ATGGAAGAAAAAAAGACTTCGGCACTGCATATTATTTCAAGAATTATCTCAGACTTTTTCAACCCCTTGGTTTCTCTGTTTATTTACTTTGTGTATTTAAGTTTTCAGAATTATACCTTTAAACAAGCGACTTCTCATTTTCTTCCGATATTATTAATGGTTATTATTCCAGTCGTTGCCTGGCTGGTTTGGAATGTAAAAACGGGCAGATATACCAACATGGATGTATCTAACCGGGTGCAGAGAAAATCTTTATATATTTTTATTGCAGTCTGTATTGTTCTTTATCAAATTTATCATTACGTCATGAATGGCTTTCTTGATTTTGTAATGCTTTTTATTTTAATCTTGCTGTTTGCCCTTCAATACAGTAATCTATACATTAAAAGTTCGATGCACACCGCATTCAATGTATTTGTTGCCGCTTTATTTTATGCATTCGACTGGAAAGCGGGAATTTTTTGGTTAGGAATTGCTGCTTTGGTAGGAATTACAAGGGTGATTTTAAAAAGACACACCATAAAAGAGGTATTTATGGGCGCAGGAATAGCTTTTTTGGTATCTTTTATTTATCTTTATTGCAATATTCAATTTCAACACTAA
- a CDS encoding BlaI/MecI/CopY family transcriptional regulator yields the protein MKINHLTPAEENLMKLFWKLQSFYLKDVMEQHPEPKPHQNTVSTYLKILVEKGYLSTEKEGRIFKYSVLVPFDDYKKFLLKELSHNFFNGSGKEILEFLFNENLISQNDLRTYFDLKIEMKPVKVKEPKLEYAEEILNPKKDKKGKDKKKKKKKNEN from the coding sequence ATGAAAATAAATCATCTTACCCCTGCCGAAGAAAATTTAATGAAGTTATTCTGGAAACTCCAAAGCTTTTATTTAAAAGACGTTATGGAGCAACATCCGGAACCAAAACCCCATCAAAATACCGTATCAACTTACCTTAAGATATTAGTTGAAAAAGGTTATTTGTCTACCGAAAAAGAAGGTAGAATTTTCAAATACTCAGTACTTGTACCTTTTGACGATTATAAAAAGTTTTTATTGAAAGAACTTTCGCATAATTTTTTTAATGGTTCAGGAAAAGAGATTCTGGAATTTTTATTTAATGAAAATCTGATTTCACAGAATGACCTGAGAACTTATTTTGACCTTAAAATAGAAATGAAACCTGTAAAAGTAAAAGAACCTAAACTGGAATATGCGGAAGAAATCTTAAATCCTAAAAAAGACAAGAAAGGAAAAGATAAGAAGAAGAAAAAGAAAAAGAATGAAAACTAA
- a CDS encoding RNA recognition motif domain-containing protein, with translation MNIFVSNINYATKEYELHDLFAEFGDVSSAKIVTDRETGRSRGFGFIEMGDEEGGQAIEALNQKEFNGKILNVSEAKPREEKPRRSFDNNRSGGGSYGNNRGGGNSGGGYGSNNNRGGNGGGGSRW, from the coding sequence ATGAACATTTTTGTTTCAAACATCAATTACGCAACTAAAGAATATGAGTTGCACGATTTATTCGCAGAATTTGGCGATGTATCATCAGCTAAAATTGTAACAGACAGAGAGACTGGTCGTTCTAGAGGTTTCGGTTTTATCGAAATGGGTGACGAAGAAGGAGGTCAAGCTATTGAAGCTCTTAACCAGAAAGAATTTAACGGAAAAATTCTTAACGTTTCTGAGGCTAAGCCAAGAGAAGAAAAACCAAGAAGAAGTTTTGATAATAACAGAAGCGGTGGTGGAAGTTATGGTAACAACCGTGGAGGAGGTAACTCTGGAGGTGGTTACGGAAGCAACAACAACCGTGGAGGTAACGGAGGCGGCGGAAGTCGTTGGTAA